The following proteins are co-located in the Vigna angularis cultivar LongXiaoDou No.4 chromosome 2, ASM1680809v1, whole genome shotgun sequence genome:
- the LOC108328163 gene encoding probable pectinesterase/pectinesterase inhibitor 41: MASKLSYSLSFFLFLLPLFHTVIVSADTVSNPATPVSPGTACQSTPDPSYCKSVLPPQNGNVYDYGRFSVKKSLSQARKFLSLVDKYLQRRSSLSATAIRALQDCRTLGELNFDFLSSSFQTVNKTTRFLPSFQADDIQTLLSAILTNQQTCLDGLKDTASAWSVRNGLILPLSNDTKLYSVSLALFNKGWVPRSKVNTMHPTKKQQGFRNGRLPLKMSSTTRAIFESVSRRKLLQASVGQDVVVRDIVTVSQDGSGNFTTISDAIAAAPNKSASTDGYFLIYVTAGVYDEIVSIDKKKTYLMMVGDGINKTIITGNRSVVDGWTTFSSATLAVVGQGFVGVNMTIRNTAGAVKHQAVALRNGADLSTFYSCSFEGYQDTLYVHSLRQFYRECDIYGTVDFIFGNAKVVFQSCNMYPRLPMQGQFNAITAQGRTDPNQDTGISIHNCSIRAADDLAASSGVSTYLGRPWKEYSRTVYMQTFMDDLINGAGWRAWDGDFALSTLYYAEYSNGGPGSNTSNRVTWSGYHVINATDAANFTVSNFLLGDDWLPQTGVSYTDNLI; encoded by the exons ATGGCTTCCAAGCTTTCTTATTCTCTctcattctttctctttctcttacCTTTATTTCACACCGTAATAGTTTCCGCCGACACCGTTTCAAATCCTGCAACTCCTGTCTCCCCTGGAACCGCATGCCAATCCACCCCAGACCCATCTTACTGCAAATCCGTTCTCCCTCCCCAAAACGGCAACGTTTACGACTATGGCCGCTTCTCCGTCAAAAAATCACTATCGCAGGCTCGAAAGTTCTTGAGCCTCGTCGATAAATACCTCCAGCGTCGTTCTTCTCTTTCCGCCACCGCAATCCGTGCGCTTCAAGATTGTCGTACTCTCGGGGAACTCAACTTCGATTTCCTTTCCAGTTCCTTCCAAACCGTCAACAAGACAACGAGATTTCTCCCTAGTTTTCAAGCCGACGACATCCAAACCTTACTCAGCGCCATTCTGACCAACCAGCAAACATGCTTGGACGGTCTCAAAGACACTGCTTCCGCTTGGAGCGTCAGAAACGGTCTCATACTCCCTCTTTCCAACGACACCAAACTCTACAGTGTCTCGCTCGCCCTCTTCAATAAGGGTTGGGTTCCCAGATCCAAAGTCAACACGATGCACCCTACCAAGAAACAACAAGGGTTCCGAAACGGGCGTTTGCCGCTTAAGATGTCCAGCACAACCCGTGCGATCTTTGAGTCTGTGAGTAGGAGGAAGCTCCTTCAGGCCTCGGTGGGTCAGGATGTTGTGGTGAGAGATATCGTCACGGTTAGCCAAGATGGAAGCGGGAACTTCACCACCATCAGTGATGCCATTGCTGCCGCTCCTAACAAATCTGCCTCTACCGATGGATACTTCCTTATCTATGTCACCGCTGGTGTGTATGACGAAATTGTGTCCATTGATAAGAAGAAGACCTACTTGATGATGGTCGGCGATGGTATCAACAAGACAATCATCACCGGCAATCGTAGTGTAGTTGATGGCTGGACAACCTTCAGCTCCGCGACATtag CTGTGGTAGGGCAAGGATTCGTGGGTGTGAATATGACCATTCGCAACACCGCCGGAGCCGTGAAGCACCAAGCGGTGGCCCTTCGAAACGGAGCAGATTTGTCCACGTTTTACAGCTGCAGCTTCGAGGGGTACCAAGACACATTGTACGTTCATTCGCTGAGGCAATTCTACAGGGAATGCGACATCTACGGTACCGTAGATTTCATATTCGGAAACGCTAAGGTGGTATTCCAAAGTTGCAACATGTATCCTCGTCTCCCCATGCAGGGTCAATTCAACGCCATCACTGCACAAGGAAGAACAGATCCAAACCAAGACACTGGAATTTCTATCCACAACTGTAGCATTAGAGCAGCTGACGATTTAGCTGCTAGCAGCGGTGTTTCAACATATCTGGGAAGGCCATGGAAGGAATATTCTAGAACTGTTTATATGCAAACTTTTATGGATGATTTGATCAACGGTGCAGGCTGGCGTGCATGGGACGGTGATTTTGCATTAAGCACTTTGTATTACGCAGAGTACAGCAACGGTGGACCAGGGTCTAACACCAGCAATAGAGTGACGTGGTCTGGTTATCACGTGATTAATGCCACTGATGCAGCTAATTTTACAGTGTCGAATTTTTTGCTCGGTGATGATTGGTTACCCCAGACAGGAGTGTCGTACACCGATAACCTGATATAG
- the LOC108327637 gene encoding pectinesterase inhibitor, which translates to MELFAKLFSALVLWVVVMAHQVVALNLLNENLIIGKETVPTGKILINKVCTKSQTRDLCIEVLSSDPVISPTANLKDLAILSLRVAATNASGILSDAKILIDDVNLDPDVQQGLADCKENILDAESQLEDTIASLMIGLESEAQRWLKAALAAIDTCDASIPGDDDILSVESTVFRKLCNIAITVTKLFVNSNRL; encoded by the coding sequence ATGGAACTTTTTGCAAAACTCTTCTCGGCGTTGGTTCTGTGGGTAGTTGTAATGGCACACCAGGTAGTTGCACTAAACTTATTGAATGAAAATCTAATTATCGGCAAGGAAACAGTACCCACAGGAAAGATTCTAATCAATAAGGTATGCACAAAGTCCCAAACCAGAGACCTCTGCATTGAGGTCCTCTCATCGGATCCAGTAATTAGTCCTACTGCTAATCTCAAAGACTTGGCAATCCTTTCCCTTAGGGTTGCTGCCACAAACGCCTCCGGCATCCTCAGCGATGCCAAAATTCTCATTGATGACGTCAACCTAGACCCTGATGTCCAACAAGGTTTGGCTGATTGCAAGGAGAACATTTTGGATGCAGAGAGCCAGCTAGAGGACACCATTGCCTCCTTGATGATTGGTTTGGAATCTGAAGCACAACGTTGGCTCAAAGCTGCCTTGGCTGCCATCGACACTTGCGATGCCTCTATCCCCGGAGATGATGACATTCTCTCTGTTGAGAGCACAGTCTTCCGCAAGCTCTGCAACATTGCCATCACCGTCACCAAGCTCTTCGTTAATTCAAATAGGTTATAA